One Streptomyces formicae genomic window, GTTGTTCACTGCGGATCGTGGGTGGTTTGTGCCCACCCGTTCCGCCGTGCGGAACGCCTGCCCACAAACCGGCGGCGGCCCCGGCACCTCTCGGTGTCGGGGCCGCCGTGAGCGTACGGAGAAGCGCTACGCCGTCGCGCAGTTCGGGCAGATGCCCTTGTACGTGACCTCTACGCCCTCGACCGTGAAGCCGAAGCGTTCGGAGTCGGGGAGGCTGGTCAGGGGGTTGCCCGTGGGGTGGACGTCGCGGATCGCGCCGCAGCGGGCGCAGACCAGGTGGTGGTGGGGCTGGTGCGCGTTCGGGTCGTACCGCTTGGCGCGGCGGTCCGTCGAGACTTCGAGGACCTCTCCGAGGGTCACCAGCTCGCCCAGCGTGTTGTAGACGGTCGCCCGGGAGATCTCGGGCAGTCTGCCGACGGCGCGGGCGTGCACTTCGTCCGCCGTGAGATGGACGTGTTCCCCGTCGAGAACCTCGGCCACGACGCGTCGTTGGGCGGTCATGCGCCAGCCGCGTCCGCGCAGTCGTTCCAGTAGGTCACTCATGAGGGCCAGCCTAACAGGCAAGGGACCTAAGTCCCGAACGGGTGTGACTTTGGACGTTTACTTGACTTAGACAATGTCCATTGTAGGATCGGAACCGGCATACGCCAAGGGACAGGAATCGCAGGTAATGACGCAGGAGGCGCGCGTGACGCAGGGACCGCTCACCACGGAGGCCGGAGCGCCGGTCGCCGACAACCAGAACAGCGAGACCGCGGGCGTCGGCGGGCCGATGCTGATCCAGGACCAGCTGCTCCTGGAGAAGCTCGCCCACTTCAACCGCGAGCGGATCCCGGAGCGCATCGTGCACGCGCGCGGTGCCGGTGCGTACGGCACCTTCACGCTCACCCGGGACGTCTCGCAGTGGACGCGTGCGAAGTTCCTCTCCGAGGTCGGCAAGGAGACCGAGACGTTCCTGCGGTTCTCCACCGTGGCCGGGAACCTCGGCGCGGCCGACGCGGTGCGTGACCCGCGCGGCTTCTCGCTGAAGTTCTACACCGAGGAGGGCAACTACGACCTCGTCGGCAACAACACCCCGGTCTTCTTCATCAGGGACGCCATCAAGTTCCCCGACTTCATCCACACGCAGAAGCGCGACCCGTACACGGGCTCGCAGGAAGCCGACAACGTGTGGGACTTCTGGGGCCTCAGCCCGGAGAGCACCCACCAGGTGACCTGGCTCTTCGGCGACCGCGGCATCCCGGCGTCGTACCGCCACATGGACGGCTTCGGCTCGCACACGTTCCAGTGGAACAACGAGGCGGGCGAGGTCTTCTGGGTCAAGTACCACTTCAAGACCGACCAGGGCATCAAGAACCTCACCGCCGCCGAGGCCGAGGTGCTCGCGGGCAAGGACCCCGACTCCCACCAGCGCGACCTGCGCGAGGCCATCGAGCGCGGTGACTTCCCGAGCTGGTCCGTGCAGGTGCAGATCATGCCCGCGGCCGACGCGGCGACGTACCGCTTCAACCCGTTCGACCTCACCAAGGTGTGGCCGCACGCGGACTACCCGCCGATCGAGATCGGCAAGCTGGAGCTCAACCGCAACCCGGAGAACATCTTCGCCGAGGTGGAGCAGGCGATCTTCTCGCCCGCGCACTTCGTGCCGGGCATCGGCCCCTCGCCGGACAAGATGCTCCAGGGCCGCCTCTTCGCGTACGGCGACGCGCACCGCTACCGCGTCGGCATCAACGCCGACCACCTGCCGGTGAACCGCCCGCACGCCACCGAGGCGC contains:
- a CDS encoding catalase, whose protein sequence is MTQEARVTQGPLTTEAGAPVADNQNSETAGVGGPMLIQDQLLLEKLAHFNRERIPERIVHARGAGAYGTFTLTRDVSQWTRAKFLSEVGKETETFLRFSTVAGNLGAADAVRDPRGFSLKFYTEEGNYDLVGNNTPVFFIRDAIKFPDFIHTQKRDPYTGSQEADNVWDFWGLSPESTHQVTWLFGDRGIPASYRHMDGFGSHTFQWNNEAGEVFWVKYHFKTDQGIKNLTAAEAEVLAGKDPDSHQRDLREAIERGDFPSWSVQVQIMPAADAATYRFNPFDLTKVWPHADYPPIEIGKLELNRNPENIFAEVEQAIFSPAHFVPGIGPSPDKMLQGRLFAYGDAHRYRVGINADHLPVNRPHATEARTHSRDGFLYDGRHKGAKNYEPNSFGGPFQTDRPLWATTAVSGGTGNHETPSHAEDNDFVQAGDLYRLMSEDEKARLIENLAGNIAGVSREDIAQRAIDNFRQADGDFGKRLEAAVQALRG
- a CDS encoding Fur family transcriptional regulator, giving the protein MSDLLERLRGRGWRMTAQRRVVAEVLDGEHVHLTADEVHARAVGRLPEISRATVYNTLGELVTLGEVLEVSTDRRAKRYDPNAHQPHHHLVCARCGAIRDVHPTGNPLTSLPDSERFGFTVEGVEVTYKGICPNCATA